A region of Estrella lausannensis DNA encodes the following proteins:
- a CDS encoding M48 family metallopeptidase, whose amino-acid sequence MHQIDVNGITVDIVRKEIKNLHLGVYPPDGKVRVAAPLAVNDEAVRYAVIGKMGWIKQQQAKFTNQPRQSPREMVSGESHYYLGQRYRLDVIEGTGPVKVICNKSVIKLHMPPQSNTEERELALQQWYRKEIKSFIPPMLEKWQPLLNVEVQEWGVKKMKTKWGSCNTSERRIWINLELIKKPIQCLEYIVVHELVHLLEKHHNARFKAHMDNFMPHWRLHREELGREPLGHDCWDQQIRRNQK is encoded by the coding sequence ATGCACCAGATTGATGTGAATGGTATTACCGTCGACATTGTGCGCAAAGAGATCAAGAATTTGCATCTTGGGGTTTACCCTCCTGATGGAAAAGTGCGTGTAGCGGCTCCTTTAGCGGTAAATGATGAGGCGGTCCGATATGCCGTGATTGGGAAGATGGGGTGGATCAAGCAGCAACAGGCGAAATTTACTAACCAGCCACGACAATCACCGCGAGAGATGGTTAGCGGAGAAAGTCATTACTATCTGGGGCAACGCTACCGCTTAGATGTCATTGAGGGTACAGGGCCAGTCAAAGTGATATGCAACAAATCTGTAATTAAGCTCCACATGCCACCTCAAAGTAATACCGAAGAACGCGAATTAGCCTTGCAGCAATGGTACAGAAAAGAAATCAAGAGTTTTATCCCTCCAATGCTGGAAAAATGGCAGCCTCTTCTAAACGTTGAAGTGCAAGAATGGGGCGTAAAAAAAATGAAGACAAAATGGGGTTCTTGTAACACTAGTGAGCGCCGGATCTGGATCAATCTTGAACTCATTAAAAAGCCTATTCAATGCTTAGAATATATTGTGGTTCATGAATTAGTGCATTTACTGGAAAAACATCACAATGCACGATTTAAAGCACACATGGACAATTTTATGCCTCATTGGCGTCTGCATCGGGAGGAGCTTGGTCGTGAACCGCTAGGACACGATTGCTGGGATCAACAAATAAGAAGAAATCAAAAATGA